A genomic segment from Bacteroidales bacterium encodes:
- a CDS encoding RnfABCDGE type electron transport complex subunit A produces the protein MEYVIIIIFIVFVNNIVFAQFLGICPLLGVSTRISTATGMAGAVLFVLTLATIMTWLVQRFILEPFHIGFLQTIAFILVIAALVQMVEIILKKVSPALYQALGIYLPLITTNCAVLGVAIQTITRDLALLTAVVFAISNALGFGLALLLFAGIREHLALVGVPKGMQGVPIALVIAGILSMAFMGFANLVSW, from the coding sequence ATGGAATATGTAATCATAATAATATTTATTGTATTTGTCAATAATATTGTCTTTGCCCAATTTCTGGGCATCTGTCCCCTGCTGGGGGTTTCAACCCGCATCTCCACTGCAACGGGAATGGCAGGAGCCGTACTTTTTGTCCTGACACTGGCAACCATCATGACGTGGCTGGTCCAGCGGTTTATCCTTGAACCGTTTCACATTGGTTTTTTACAGACCATCGCCTTTATCCTGGTCATTGCCGCATTGGTCCAGATGGTGGAGATCATCCTCAAAAAGGTTAGCCCTGCCCTTTATCAGGCACTGGGAATCTATTTACCGCTCATCACAACGAACTGTGCTGTCCTGGGAGTTGCAATACAAACAATTACACGGGATCTGGCCTTGCTGACAGCAGTCGTATTTGCCATCTCCAATGCACTGGGCTTTGGTCTGGCCCTGTTGCTTTTCGCAGGTATAAGGGAACACCTGGCGCTGGTGGGAGTGCCGAAAGGGATGCAGGGAGTTCCCATCGCTCTGGTCATCGCAGGGATCCTTTCCATGGCATTCATGGGATTTGCGAACCTGGTGAGCTGGTGA